The proteins below come from a single Kosakonia sp. SMBL-WEM22 genomic window:
- a CDS encoding GNAT family protein, with amino-acid sequence MNKDAHTNALCLDTPRLVCTQIQAQDRDFFSCLMASNEVQHYISDARAPEEIEEAFTARLPPWQPGSAHWLCLVVRDRASGERLGVTGYIHREADCAEVGFLFAPEAQGKGYARESLQAVCDFAFHQGGIRRLTAMVTAGNHPSRRLLEKVGFVLEGELRESYWLHNRWHNDWLFGLLRQDYLHQ; translated from the coding sequence ATGAATAAAGACGCCCACACTAACGCCCTTTGCCTCGACACGCCCCGACTGGTCTGCACGCAAATCCAGGCGCAGGATCGCGATTTTTTTAGCTGCCTGATGGCCAGCAATGAGGTGCAGCATTACATCTCGGACGCGCGCGCGCCAGAGGAGATCGAGGAGGCTTTCACCGCCCGCTTGCCGCCCTGGCAGCCGGGGAGCGCGCACTGGCTCTGCCTGGTGGTGCGCGACAGAGCGAGCGGTGAAAGACTCGGCGTCACCGGCTATATCCACCGCGAAGCGGACTGCGCCGAAGTGGGGTTTCTCTTTGCCCCCGAGGCGCAGGGAAAAGGCTATGCGCGTGAGTCATTACAGGCGGTGTGCGATTTCGCCTTCCATCAGGGCGGCATCCGGCGGCTGACGGCGATGGTCACCGCCGGCAATCACCCCTCTCGCCGCCTGCTGGAGAAGGTGGGGTTTGTGCTGGAGGGCGAACTGCGCGAGAGCTACTGGCTGCATAACCGCTGGCACAATGACTGGCTGTTTGGCCTGCTGCGCCAGGATTATCTCCATCAATAA
- a CDS encoding ATP-binding protein, whose product MKSAVHQSLWRWICVRILALAIGTVIIIALCMWLRYAVQNVWILHAMPAPVRAEFLLLKENPEINPTRFHEIVDAWWGLSYSTPSIASTDWIMVSVLVLVMIPFIVFMGLRYARPLTLQFSRLRDAAEEVTQGTFGAQAELVKEAPAEMVRFASDFNGMTRQLARYERELRASHVAMAHELRSPLTAAIGRLQGMLDGVFEPSPAQMSMVMKQLQLLRRLTDELHLLSLADAGQLMLNCQPLLVDDLLRERAAWMKPQADAAGFTFTLTAPTPAPLEGDAFRLGQVFTVLMENAVRYGRQGGHLFITLTSQASGYLIDFTDDGPGVEADFLPLMFDRFTRAETSRARHSGGSGLGLSIAQAIVDAHGGNISAALPEAGGLTITLYLPHAVEAQEKLQP is encoded by the coding sequence ATGAAAAGCGCCGTTCATCAGTCACTCTGGCGCTGGATCTGCGTGCGCATCCTCGCGCTGGCGATTGGCACAGTGATCATCATCGCGCTCTGTATGTGGCTGCGCTACGCCGTGCAGAACGTCTGGATCCTGCACGCCATGCCTGCACCGGTGCGCGCCGAGTTTCTGCTGCTGAAAGAGAACCCGGAGATCAACCCGACGCGCTTTCATGAAATCGTCGACGCCTGGTGGGGGCTAAGCTACTCCACCCCCTCTATCGCCTCGACGGACTGGATCATGGTCAGCGTGCTGGTGCTGGTAATGATCCCCTTTATCGTCTTTATGGGGCTGCGCTATGCCCGCCCGCTGACCCTGCAATTTAGCCGCCTGCGCGATGCCGCCGAAGAGGTGACGCAGGGAACATTTGGCGCACAGGCGGAGCTGGTAAAAGAGGCGCCCGCCGAAATGGTGCGCTTTGCCAGCGACTTTAACGGTATGACCCGCCAGCTGGCGCGCTATGAGCGTGAACTGCGCGCCTCCCACGTGGCGATGGCTCATGAACTGCGCTCACCGCTTACTGCCGCAATTGGTCGCCTGCAGGGGATGCTGGATGGCGTGTTTGAGCCAAGCCCAGCGCAGATGTCGATGGTGATGAAGCAATTACAACTGCTGCGCCGCTTAACGGATGAGCTGCACCTGCTCTCGCTGGCCGACGCCGGGCAGCTGATGCTCAACTGCCAGCCGCTGCTCGTGGACGATCTTCTACGCGAACGCGCGGCGTGGATGAAACCACAGGCCGACGCCGCCGGGTTCACCTTTACACTTACCGCGCCAACGCCCGCGCCGCTGGAGGGCGACGCTTTCCGCTTAGGGCAGGTCTTTACCGTGCTGATGGAGAATGCGGTGCGTTACGGGCGGCAGGGCGGTCATCTGTTTATCACGCTCACATCGCAGGCGAGCGGCTACCTGATTGATTTCACCGATGACGGCCCCGGCGTGGAGGCGGATTTTCTGCCGCTAATGTTTGATCGCTTCACGCGGGCCGAGACCTCGCGCGCGCGCCATTCGGGCGGCAGCGGCCTTGGGTTATCCATCGCTCAAGCGATTGTCGATGCCCATGGCGGCAACATCAGCGCCGCGCTGCCGGAAGCGGGCGGGCTGACGATCACCCTTTACCTTCCCCACGCGGTTGAGGCACAAGAAAAGTTGCAGCCTTGA
- the betB gene encoding betaine-aldehyde dehydrogenase gives MSRFAEQQLYIDGQYVPAAAGKTFQTINPANGEVLAEVHEAAQADVDRAVESARKGQKIWAAMTAMERSRILRRAVDILRERNDELAALETLDTGKPLSETQAVDIVTGADVLEYYAGLIPSLEGQQIPLRDTSFVYTRREPLGVVAGIGAWNYPIQIALWKSAPALAAGNAMIFKPSEVTPLTALKLAEIYTEAGLPDGVFNVLPGSGAVTGQLLTEHPGIDKVSFTGGVTSGKKVMANAAGSTLKEVTMELGGKSPLIIFDDADLDLAADIAMMANFYSSGQVCTNGTRVFIPAKWQADFEAKIAERVARIKAGDPNDPAINFGPLVSFPHRDNVMRYIESGISEGARLLCGGKRLTGGEFDNGAWVAPTVFTDCRDEMTIVREEIFGPVMAILTYESEEEVVRRANATDFGLAAGVVTQDLNRAHRVIHQIEAGICWINTWGESAAEMPVGGYKHSGVGRENGLMTLQNYTQVKSVQLEMTRFQSVF, from the coding sequence ATGTCCCGATTCGCAGAACAGCAGCTCTATATTGATGGTCAATACGTTCCGGCCGCAGCTGGAAAAACATTCCAGACCATCAACCCGGCCAACGGCGAAGTGTTAGCCGAGGTGCATGAAGCGGCGCAGGCCGATGTCGATCGCGCGGTAGAAAGCGCGCGTAAAGGCCAGAAAATCTGGGCCGCGATGACGGCGATGGAGCGTTCACGCATCCTGCGTCGCGCGGTGGATATCCTGCGCGAGCGCAATGACGAGCTGGCCGCGCTGGAAACCCTCGACACCGGGAAACCGCTGAGCGAAACCCAGGCGGTTGATATCGTCACCGGTGCCGATGTGCTGGAGTACTACGCCGGGCTGATCCCGTCGCTGGAAGGGCAGCAGATCCCGCTGCGCGACACCTCCTTTGTCTACACCCGCCGCGAGCCGCTTGGCGTGGTCGCCGGTATCGGCGCATGGAACTACCCGATCCAGATCGCGTTGTGGAAATCCGCACCGGCTCTGGCTGCGGGCAACGCAATGATCTTCAAACCGAGCGAAGTGACGCCGCTCACCGCACTGAAACTGGCGGAAATCTACACCGAAGCGGGCCTGCCGGACGGCGTCTTTAACGTCCTGCCGGGCAGCGGCGCGGTCACCGGCCAGCTGCTGACCGAGCATCCGGGCATCGACAAAGTCTCCTTCACCGGTGGCGTGACCAGCGGTAAAAAAGTGATGGCGAACGCCGCCGGTTCGACCCTGAAAGAGGTCACCATGGAGCTGGGCGGTAAATCGCCGCTGATCATCTTTGACGATGCGGATCTCGATCTCGCTGCCGATATCGCGATGATGGCCAACTTCTACAGCTCCGGCCAGGTCTGCACCAACGGCACGCGCGTCTTTATTCCGGCGAAATGGCAGGCCGACTTTGAAGCGAAGATCGCCGAGCGCGTGGCGCGTATTAAAGCGGGCGATCCGAACGATCCGGCCATCAATTTCGGGCCGCTGGTCAGCTTCCCGCATCGCGACAATGTGATGCGCTATATCGAATCCGGCATCAGTGAAGGCGCGCGCCTGCTCTGCGGCGGCAAGCGTCTAACTGGCGGCGAGTTCGATAACGGTGCCTGGGTTGCGCCAACGGTCTTTACCGACTGCCGCGACGAGATGACCATCGTGCGCGAAGAGATCTTCGGGCCGGTGATGGCGATCCTCACCTATGAAAGCGAAGAGGAAGTGGTGCGCCGCGCCAATGCCACTGATTTCGGTCTGGCTGCTGGTGTAGTGACGCAGGATCTCAACCGCGCGCACCGCGTTATTCATCAGATTGAAGCGGGGATCTGCTGGATCAACACCTGGGGCGAATCCGCCGCCGAAATGCCGGTGGGTGGCTACAAGCACTCCGGCGTCGGGCGTGAAAACGGCCTGATGACGCTGCAAAACTACACCCAGGTGAAGTCTGTGCAGCTCGAAATGACCCGTTTCCAGTCTGTATTTTGA
- a CDS encoding GNAT family N-acetyltransferase, with product MTLNITTLTPAVDGFQALKQASVAEGFNMLRRLEENWINQHNRFDKPGEKLLGAWIDGQLVGVCGLNIDPFVQEDRAGRVRHLYVAAAYRSQAVGSLLLREIVAHAAQSFDNLYTHAPQAAFRFYQRAGFVPTEGIERVTHCLRLGQN from the coding sequence ATGACGCTAAACATCACCACCCTTACCCCGGCAGTCGACGGTTTTCAGGCGCTAAAACAGGCGAGCGTAGCAGAAGGGTTTAATATGCTGCGCAGGCTTGAGGAAAACTGGATCAATCAGCACAACCGCTTTGATAAGCCGGGCGAAAAGCTGCTGGGCGCGTGGATTGACGGCCAACTGGTCGGCGTTTGCGGGTTGAATATTGACCCATTTGTGCAGGAAGATCGCGCAGGCCGGGTGCGCCACCTCTATGTTGCCGCAGCCTATCGCAGCCAGGCGGTGGGCAGCCTGCTTTTGAGGGAGATTGTCGCCCACGCCGCGCAGAGCTTTGACAATCTCTACACCCATGCACCGCAGGCGGCGTTCCGCTTTTACCAACGCGCAGGCTTTGTGCCAACGGAAGGGATTGAGCGGGTGACGCACTGCCTGCGGCTGGGGCAAAACTAG
- a CDS encoding MipA/OmpV family protein, producing the protein MITIKRTLYSLCALLAATASAAHADDDPSAQNGVTVGIGAQSAPRYSGSDKQRLQFVPLIQARDNALFIDSQKGIGYDLQSDNGLYLEHTLGYGLGRDERNSSWRDGADNLKGMGKIDATMNTAFAVGWSITPWLSVEGKTTLPLTDSQGVQYQTSVTLLPVQSASDTVALQSAALFGDSRYINTFYGVSARQSQRSGFRPYDRAGGFYGVNSSLTWSHQFDEHWGTLLSAGYTWLGDRAGDSPIVAQRNEGTGTLAVTWTF; encoded by the coding sequence ATGATAACGATAAAACGTACGTTGTATAGCCTCTGCGCCCTGCTGGCAGCCACCGCCTCTGCGGCGCACGCCGATGATGATCCATCGGCACAAAATGGCGTTACTGTAGGCATCGGCGCACAGTCTGCGCCGCGTTACAGCGGTTCAGACAAGCAGCGCCTGCAATTCGTTCCGCTGATTCAGGCGCGCGATAACGCCCTCTTCATTGATTCGCAAAAGGGCATCGGCTACGACCTGCAAAGCGATAACGGTCTCTATCTCGAACATACGCTCGGTTACGGCCTCGGCCGCGACGAGCGCAACTCCTCCTGGCGCGACGGTGCGGATAACCTGAAAGGGATGGGGAAAATCGATGCCACGATGAATACGGCGTTTGCCGTCGGCTGGTCGATCACGCCGTGGCTCTCCGTTGAAGGCAAAACGACGCTGCCGCTGACCGACAGCCAGGGCGTGCAGTATCAAACCTCGGTGACGCTGCTGCCGGTGCAGAGCGCCAGCGATACCGTTGCACTCCAGTCCGCTGCCCTGTTTGGCGACAGCCGCTACATCAACACCTTTTATGGCGTCAGCGCGCGGCAGAGCCAGCGCAGCGGTTTTCGCCCCTATGATCGGGCGGGCGGTTTTTACGGCGTCAACAGCTCGCTCACCTGGAGCCATCAGTTCGACGAACACTGGGGAACGCTGCTGAGCGCGGGCTACACCTGGCTTGGCGATCGCGCGGGCGACAGCCCGATTGTCGCGCAACGCAATGAGGGAACCGGCACTCTTGCCGTGACCTGGACCTTCTGA
- the betA gene encoding choline dehydrogenase translates to MEFDYIIIGAGSAGNVLATRLTEDSDVNVLLLEAGGPDYRFDFRTQMPAALAYPLQGKRYNWAYETEPEPHMNNRRMECGRGKGLGGSSLINGMCYVRGNAMDLDNWAQQPGLERWTYLDCLPYYRKSETRDIGANDYHGGEGPVSITTCKPGNNPLFAAMIEAGVQAGYPRTEDLNGYQQEGFGPMDRFVTPNGRRSSTARGYLDTAKKRSNLTIITHATTDRILFDGKRAVGVEYLHGASNTPQQVHARREVLLCAGAIASPQILQRSGVGAADLLKKFDIPVVHNLPGVGENLQDHLEMYLQYECKEPVSLYPALKWWNQPKIGAEWLFNGTGIGASNQFEGGGFIRSREEFAWPNIQYHFLPVAINYNGSNAVEAHGFQCHVGSMRSPSRGFVRLKSRDPRMHPAIQFNYMAHEQDWHEFRDAIRITRQIINQPALDKYRGREISPGIECQTDEQLDEFVRNHGETAYHPCGTCKMGSDEMAVVDGEGRVHGLQGLRVVDASIMPLIITGNLNATTIMIGEKIADNIRGRTPLPRSNADYFVAGDRPVRGEPMRA, encoded by the coding sequence ATGGAATTTGATTACATCATCATCGGAGCCGGATCCGCAGGGAACGTATTGGCAACAAGACTGACCGAAGATAGCGACGTCAACGTGCTGCTGCTTGAGGCGGGCGGTCCCGATTACCGTTTTGATTTTCGCACGCAGATGCCTGCGGCGCTGGCGTACCCGTTGCAGGGCAAACGCTACAACTGGGCGTATGAAACCGAACCCGAGCCGCACATGAACAACCGCCGCATGGAGTGCGGGCGCGGCAAGGGGCTGGGCGGGTCGTCCTTGATCAACGGCATGTGCTATGTGCGCGGCAACGCGATGGATCTTGATAACTGGGCGCAACAGCCGGGGCTGGAGCGCTGGACCTATCTCGACTGCTTGCCTTACTACCGCAAGTCGGAAACGCGTGATATCGGCGCGAACGACTACCACGGCGGCGAAGGCCCGGTCAGCATCACCACCTGCAAACCGGGCAACAACCCGCTGTTTGCCGCGATGATTGAAGCAGGCGTGCAGGCGGGCTATCCGCGCACCGAGGATCTCAACGGCTATCAGCAAGAGGGCTTTGGCCCAATGGATCGCTTTGTGACGCCAAACGGGCGTCGCTCAAGCACCGCGCGTGGCTATCTCGATACCGCGAAGAAGCGCTCCAACCTGACCATCATCACCCATGCCACCACCGATCGCATTCTGTTCGACGGCAAGCGGGCGGTGGGCGTGGAGTATCTGCACGGTGCCAGCAACACGCCGCAGCAGGTGCATGCGCGCCGCGAAGTGCTGCTCTGCGCGGGGGCCATTGCTTCGCCGCAGATACTGCAACGATCCGGCGTCGGCGCGGCGGATTTGCTGAAGAAGTTCGATATTCCCGTAGTACACAATCTGCCGGGCGTCGGGGAAAACCTGCAGGATCACCTCGAAATGTATTTGCAGTACGAGTGCAAAGAGCCGGTGTCGCTCTACCCGGCGCTGAAGTGGTGGAACCAGCCGAAAATCGGCGCGGAGTGGTTGTTTAACGGCACCGGCATCGGGGCCAGCAACCAGTTTGAAGGCGGCGGCTTTATCCGCAGCCGGGAAGAGTTCGCCTGGCCGAACATTCAGTACCACTTCCTGCCGGTGGCGATTAACTACAACGGCAGCAACGCGGTTGAAGCCCACGGCTTCCAGTGCCACGTTGGCTCCATGCGCTCGCCGAGCCGTGGTTTTGTGCGCCTCAAATCGCGCGATCCGCGTATGCACCCGGCCATTCAGTTTAACTACATGGCCCACGAGCAGGACTGGCACGAGTTCCGCGATGCGATCCGCATTACGCGCCAGATCATCAACCAGCCGGCGCTGGATAAGTATCGCGGACGTGAGATCAGCCCCGGTATCGAGTGCCAGACCGACGAACAGCTGGATGAGTTTGTGCGTAACCATGGCGAAACTGCCTACCATCCGTGCGGCACCTGCAAAATGGGCAGCGACGAGATGGCGGTCGTGGACGGGGAAGGGCGCGTGCACGGTCTGCAAGGGCTGCGCGTGGTCGATGCCTCGATTATGCCGCTGATCATCACCGGTAACCTCAACGCCACCACCATTATGATTGGCGAGAAGATTGCCGATAATATCCGTGGCCGCACGCCGCTGCCGCGCAGCAATGCCGACTACTTCGTGGCGGGCGACCGCCCGGTGCGCGGCGAGCCGATGCGCGCGTAA
- a CDS encoding efflux RND transporter periplasmic adaptor subunit — protein MSEQFIPYARPLAHRLLHAVRGLPLLLLLALAATGCGEKKTDKPAPPRPVRYLVVANSAANPQTVRTGEIRAHDETTLAFRLDGRMISREVDIGARVHAGQVLASLESETGKNQLASARADVESARAAEQVAALNLKRMQALMPSGAIARTQLDSARADWQSAVAKLKSSTAALRNAEQNLSWTQLVAPADGIITRVNASAGQVVSAGQAVFTLATSEARDVVFAVADPRQLASNATFTVALLADPSVKASGSLRDISPQADPQTRTWQVRLALANSPAAMALGASATIALPESASAGFAVPASALSRLGQHPALFVIDEKNRAQPRAVTLGGYSASSVFIRSGLRPGDRVITAGVSKLRAGEQVIAGELQP, from the coding sequence ATGTCAGAACAGTTTATCCCTTACGCACGCCCGCTCGCGCACAGGCTTTTGCACGCTGTCCGCGGGCTTCCTCTGCTGCTATTGCTGGCGCTGGCAGCGACCGGCTGTGGCGAGAAAAAAACCGACAAACCGGCACCGCCGCGTCCGGTGCGTTACCTGGTCGTCGCTAACAGTGCGGCAAACCCGCAAACGGTGCGTACCGGCGAGATCCGCGCCCATGATGAGACCACGCTGGCCTTTCGCCTGGATGGCCGCATGATTTCCCGTGAGGTGGATATTGGCGCGCGGGTGCATGCCGGGCAGGTGCTGGCCTCCCTTGAGAGCGAAACCGGTAAAAACCAGCTCGCCAGCGCCCGCGCCGATGTGGAGAGCGCCCGCGCGGCTGAGCAGGTGGCGGCGCTGAATCTGAAACGGATGCAGGCGTTAATGCCCTCCGGGGCGATTGCCCGCACGCAGCTCGACAGCGCCCGCGCCGACTGGCAATCAGCGGTAGCAAAACTGAAAAGCAGCACTGCGGCACTACGCAACGCCGAGCAGAATCTGAGCTGGACGCAGCTGGTCGCCCCGGCAGACGGCATCATCACGCGCGTGAATGCCTCTGCCGGGCAGGTGGTCAGCGCCGGGCAGGCGGTATTTACCCTCGCCACCAGCGAGGCGCGCGACGTGGTGTTTGCGGTTGCCGACCCGCGCCAGCTGGCATCAAACGCAACGTTCACCGTTGCGCTGCTGGCGGATCCGTCGGTGAAGGCGAGCGGCAGCCTGCGCGATATTAGCCCGCAGGCCGATCCGCAGACGCGCACCTGGCAGGTGCGGCTGGCGCTGGCAAACTCGCCCGCGGCGATGGCGCTCGGTGCCAGCGCCACCATTGCGCTGCCGGAATCAGCATCCGCAGGCTTCGCGGTACCTGCATCGGCATTAAGCCGCCTTGGTCAACACCCGGCGCTGTTTGTGATTGATGAGAAAAACCGGGCGCAGCCGCGCGCGGTGACGCTGGGCGGCTACAGCGCCTCATCGGTGTTTATCCGTTCCGGCCTGCGTCCCGGTGACAGAGTCATTACTGCGGGCGTCAGCAAATTGCGCGCCGGTGAGCAGGTGATCGCCGGGGAGTTGCAGCCATGA
- a CDS encoding response regulator — protein MVAKRVLVIEDDADAAGVLEAYLRRENYEVMLASDGLAGLELAQRCKPDLILLDVMLPGMNGSEVLAALRRKSDVPVIMVTALGDAPDRIGALRYGADDYVVKPYHPGEVVARVQAVLRRTQRAETQQEVLRWHNLAVDTVAISVTVTQDDNQTRALELTPTEFSLLTTLMRHPTRAFSRQHLLEHCLPESEALERVVDTHVYNLRKKLENAGVSGVLSNVRGVGYRFAQP, from the coding sequence ATGGTGGCGAAAAGAGTGCTGGTGATTGAGGATGACGCGGATGCGGCGGGGGTGCTGGAGGCCTATCTGCGCCGTGAAAATTATGAGGTGATGCTGGCGAGCGACGGCCTGGCCGGGCTAGAGCTGGCGCAGCGCTGCAAGCCTGATCTGATCCTGCTTGATGTGATGCTGCCCGGTATGAACGGCAGCGAAGTGCTGGCGGCGCTGCGGCGCAAAAGCGATGTGCCGGTGATCATGGTCACTGCGCTCGGCGATGCGCCGGATCGCATTGGCGCGCTGCGTTACGGCGCGGATGATTATGTGGTGAAGCCCTATCACCCCGGCGAAGTGGTGGCGCGCGTACAGGCGGTACTGCGGCGCACGCAGCGCGCGGAAACTCAGCAGGAGGTGCTGCGTTGGCACAACCTCGCGGTCGACACCGTCGCCATTAGCGTGACCGTCACGCAAGACGATAACCAGACGCGCGCGCTGGAGCTGACGCCGACGGAATTCTCCCTGCTTACGACACTGATGCGCCATCCCACCCGCGCCTTCTCCCGCCAGCATCTGCTGGAGCACTGCCTGCCCGAAAGCGAAGCGCTGGAGCGCGTAGTCGATACGCACGTCTACAACCTGCGTAAAAAGCTGGAAAACGCCGGCGTCAGTGGCGTGTTAAGCAATGTGCGCGGCGTCGGTTACAGGTTCGCTCAACCATGA